One region of Trinickia violacea genomic DNA includes:
- the tpx gene encoding thiol peroxidase — translation MSQVTLGGNPIEVSGTFPSAGQQAPEFSLVGKDLKPVTLADFAGKRKVLNIVPSLDTPTCATSTRKFNEAAGKLANTAVIVVSGDLPFAATRFCSTEGIENVVTASTFRGHDFAKAYGVDVTSGPLTGLTARAVVVLDEQNKVLHAELVGEIKDEPNYDAALAALK, via the coding sequence ATGAGTCAAGTCACGCTGGGTGGCAACCCGATCGAAGTCAGCGGCACGTTCCCGTCGGCGGGCCAGCAAGCCCCCGAGTTCTCGCTCGTCGGCAAGGATCTCAAGCCGGTCACGCTCGCCGATTTCGCCGGCAAGCGCAAAGTGCTCAACATCGTGCCGAGCCTCGACACGCCGACGTGCGCCACGTCGACCCGCAAGTTCAACGAAGCCGCCGGCAAGCTCGCGAACACGGCCGTGATCGTCGTGTCGGGCGACCTGCCGTTCGCCGCAACGCGCTTTTGCTCGACCGAAGGCATCGAAAACGTCGTAACGGCCTCGACCTTCCGCGGCCATGATTTCGCGAAAGCGTACGGCGTCGACGTCACGAGCGGCCCGCTCACCGGCCTGACGGCGCGCGCCGTGGTCGTCCTCGACGAACAGAACAAGGTGCTGCACGCCGAGCTCGTCGGCGAAATCAAGGATGAGCCGAACTACGACGCAGCGCTCGCCGCGCTGAAGTAA
- a CDS encoding carbohydrate kinase family protein, producing the protein MATLICGSLAYDNIMTFQGRFRDHILPEQVHILNVSFLVPTMRREFGGCAGNIAYALKLLGGDARIMATLGAVDAQLYLDRLDSLGLTKAHVRVLPDTYSAQAMITTDLDNNQITAFHPGAMMESHLNRADEAPGVKLGIVAPDGYDGMVQHSEQFAAAGIPFIFDPGQGLPLFDGAQLRRMIELATYVAVNDYEAKLVSNKTGWSIEEIAGRVQALIVTRGEHGSQIHHAGQCEEIPVVHAARVLDPTGCGDAFRGGLLYGIEKGLDWATTGRLASLMGALKIEQQGPQNYAPSRGEIDERFKQAFGYGLQ; encoded by the coding sequence TTGGCTACGCTGATCTGCGGCTCGCTCGCCTACGACAACATCATGACCTTCCAGGGCCGCTTTCGCGACCACATCCTGCCCGAGCAAGTGCACATCCTGAATGTGAGCTTCCTCGTGCCGACGATGCGCCGCGAATTCGGCGGCTGCGCCGGCAACATCGCCTACGCGCTGAAGCTGCTCGGCGGCGACGCGCGCATCATGGCGACGCTCGGCGCCGTCGACGCGCAGCTCTACCTCGACCGCCTCGACAGCCTCGGTCTCACGAAAGCGCACGTGCGCGTGCTGCCGGACACCTATTCGGCGCAGGCGATGATCACGACCGACCTCGACAATAACCAGATCACCGCGTTCCACCCGGGCGCGATGATGGAATCGCACCTGAACCGCGCGGACGAAGCGCCCGGCGTCAAGCTCGGCATCGTCGCGCCGGACGGCTACGACGGCATGGTCCAGCACTCCGAACAGTTCGCGGCCGCCGGCATTCCGTTCATTTTCGATCCGGGCCAGGGCCTGCCGCTCTTCGACGGCGCGCAGTTACGCCGCATGATTGAACTTGCCACCTACGTGGCGGTCAACGATTACGAAGCAAAATTGGTCAGCAACAAGACCGGCTGGTCGATCGAAGAAATCGCCGGCCGTGTGCAGGCGCTGATCGTCACGCGCGGCGAGCACGGCTCGCAGATTCACCATGCGGGCCAGTGCGAAGAAATTCCCGTTGTCCACGCAGCGCGCGTGCTCGACCCGACCGGTTGCGGCGACGCCTTCCGCGGCGGCCTTCTGTACGGGATCGAAAAGGGGCTCGACTGGGCGACGACGGGCCGCCTCGCGAGCCTGATGGGCGCGCTCAAGATCGAGCAGCAAGGACCGCAAAACTACGCGCCTTCGCGCGGCGAAATCGATGAGCGATTCAAGCAGGCTTTCGGATACGGCCTGCAGTAA
- a CDS encoding glycine zipper 2TM domain-containing protein, producing the protein MRTTTRVVLAMTVVGSLTMTGCAYNSSSSDVYTASQAQREATVRFGTVESVRAVKISSNNGQPSGIGALGGGALGAVAGSAVGGGKGSIATAIIGGIAGAVAGNAIENGVAVQNGVEVTVRLDNGDLRAITQSANGEIFQAGDRVRLLSSGGVTRVTH; encoded by the coding sequence ATGAGAACAACCACCCGTGTGGTTCTGGCAATGACGGTCGTCGGTTCGCTGACGATGACGGGGTGCGCGTATAACAGCAGCTCGTCGGACGTCTACACGGCCTCGCAGGCGCAGCGCGAGGCAACGGTGCGCTTCGGCACCGTCGAAAGCGTGCGCGCCGTGAAGATCAGCTCGAACAACGGCCAGCCGAGCGGGATCGGCGCGCTGGGCGGCGGCGCTCTCGGCGCGGTGGCGGGTAGCGCGGTCGGCGGCGGCAAAGGCTCGATCGCGACCGCGATCATTGGCGGCATCGCCGGCGCGGTGGCGGGCAACGCGATCGAGAACGGCGTCGCGGTGCAAAACGGCGTGGAAGTCACGGTGCGGCTCGACAACGGCGACCTGCGCGCCATCACCCAAAGCGCCAACGGCGAAATCTTCCAAGCCGGCGATCGCGTCCGTCTGCTCTCGAGCGGCGGCGTAACCCGCGTCACGCACTGA
- a CDS encoding histone H1-like DNA-binding protein: MALAKKKPAAKKAAAKPAVKKTVAKKAAPAKKAAVKKVAAKKVAVKKVAAKKVAAKKVAVKKVAAKKVAVKKVAVKKVAAKKVAVKKVAAKKAAPAKKAAAKKVVAKKAAAKKAPAKKAAAKKAAPAKKAAAKKAAPAAKKAAPAKKAAPAKKAAAKKAAAAPAPAAAPAASTAPAATVKTALNPAAAWPFPTGSRP, translated from the coding sequence ATGGCACTCGCCAAGAAAAAACCCGCAGCTAAAAAAGCCGCTGCGAAACCGGCCGTGAAGAAGACCGTAGCGAAGAAGGCTGCTCCGGCTAAGAAGGCCGCTGTGAAGAAGGTTGCAGCGAAGAAAGTCGCCGTGAAGAAGGTTGCTGCCAAGAAGGTCGCAGCGAAGAAAGTCGCGGTGAAGAAGGTTGCAGCCAAGAAAGTCGCGGTGAAGAAAGTCGCGGTGAAGAAGGTTGCAGCCAAGAAAGTCGCAGTGAAGAAGGTTGCTGCGAAGAAGGCCGCACCGGCTAAGAAGGCTGCTGCGAAGAAGGTTGTCGCGAAGAAGGCCGCTGCGAAGAAGGCGCCTGCTAAGAAGGCTGCGGCGAAGAAAGCTGCGCCTGCGAAGAAGGCTGCCGCCAAGAAGGCTGCCCCTGCTGCGAAGAAGGCTGCGCCTGCCAAGAAGGCAGCACCGGCGAAGAAGGCTGCTGCGAAGAAGGCCGCTGCTGCGCCTGCTCCCGCTGCGGCACCCGCTGCGTCGACGGCTCCTGCTGCTACGGTGAAGACCGCGTTGAACCCGGCTGCTGCATGGCCGTTTCCGACCGGCAGCCGTCCGTAA